From Neorhizobium galegae:
AGAAGACCATGTCGAGACAAACTGTGAACGCTTCGCACGCCACGGCTGTGGGACCATACTCGCACGCGACATGGGCTGGCGACTTGCTGTTCTGCTCTGGCCAAACGCCGATCAACCCGAGCTCCGGCAGACTGGCCGATGGCGGCATTGCCGAACAAACACGCCAATGCTTTGATAATCTATTTCAGGTTCTCGAGGCGGCAGGATTAGGGGGCGACGACGTTGTTTCAGTCAACGTCCATTTGACCGACATGAGCGATTTCAGCCACATGAATCGGGTTTACGCCACTCGTTTTTCAGCACCTTATCCCTCGCGCACCACCATTCGCTGCTCCAGTCTGCCGCTAAGCGGTTTCACGACGTCGTTGCGGGTTACAACCGCTTTGACCTATTCGACGTAGCTGTGAACCGGACGCGTCGAAAGCCGATAACATTTGTAAAAGACATCACTACGGAGTCTTCAACGGACACAGAGGTGCAAGCGTTACCGGAGTAAGGCGATGACACGGACGGGCATGCATATGACCAAGAAGGGGTTCTCATTCCAAGGCCCTGTTGAAGGCGTTCATGCCCTCAACTCCTGGATCACCGCTGAAGACGATCTTTTTCTCGTCACTCATATGGGGTTCCTGGAGATCGACCCTAACCATTGGCATCTGGATATCGATGGTCTCGTGGGAAACCCGGTGAAGCTGCGCTTGGCTGATCTCCTTGCAATGCCGCAGCGCGAGTATATGTCATTTCACGAATGCGCTGGCAGCCCTCTTGCTCCGACAATCGCCAAGCGCAGGATTGGAAATGTGGTTTGGAAAGGGGTACCGCTATCGCTTGTTCTAGAGCGCGCGAAGATCAGCAGCGATGCGTCCTACGTATGGACTTCCGGCCTTGAGTGGGGCTCGTACGCAGAAGTCGAAGAACCTTATCAAAAGGATCTGCCGATCGCGAAAGCACTTGCAGAAGAGGTTCTCCTTGCACTTGAGATCAATGGCCGGCCGCTTTCCATGGAGCGCGGAGGTCCGGTTCGGCTGGTCGTGCCAGGATGGTACGGCACGAACTCCGTAAAATGGCTTGGTTCGATCACGGCCGCAGACCGGCGGTCGCGAAGCGCCTATACGACGCGTTTCTATAACGACCACACGGCTTGGGGTGTGAGACCGGTTTGGCATGTCGCCCCGGAGTCGGTTATCGTGTCGCCGTCCCCAAGTGATATACTGTCAGCTGACATGCCAACAACAATATGGGGCTGGGCTTGGGGAGACAATCAGATTTCGAGTGTCGAGGTGAGTGTGGATGGAGGAGGCTCGTGGCAGGCTGCAACAGTCGGGCCACGCGAGGATAGAAGCTGGCAAAGGTTCGAGTTGTCATGGTCGCCTCGAGCGGGTCAGCACCTCCTAATTTGCCAGTGCACGAACGAAGTCGGGGAAAGGCAGCCGTTAGCTGACGCGAGAAACGCGGTGCACTCGGTGGAAATAAACGTTGCATGATAAGCCCTCATCTGCAGCAATGTTATAGTTATCACTGGCCCCCCGGCGCATGAATTTGCCTCAACGTCCCGTTCCTGTTCGGCAACCCGGACATCTGAGCCAATACCCTTGACCGTGGTCTGGGGGCAAGGCGTCCGCCCTTTATTTTCTGTCCAGGAGGGCTTCAGTCCCTGGCTCCGCGGAAACCCAGTGTGGCCGGCTTGCCGCGTCGTCCAGTCTACAGGAGGAGCCAAGCCGCACTGCTCGTCGATAAGAGTGCGTTCCAGCCGCCGCCTTTTCTGACGTCGAGGGAGGCGCGAGGCAAGGCGGAAAGTCGCCTTGCGGAATCGATTGGTCTTACACGTCAGACGAACCCTGCCACGCAAGGTAGCTCAAGAAAACAAAACGACATACGGGGAACAAGAGAATGTGCAAGCTTGTCAGTCAGGAAGGGTGCGATCATGTCGCCAATAGCGCCGTTTCCATTTGGCCCATCATCGTTATCTGCTTTACGATCGTCGTCTTTGATGGCCTCGACACCATCTCAATAACCTTCGTGGCGCCAACGATCGCCACTATCTGGGACATGCCGGCGTCCGCCATGGCGCCAGTCTTCATGGCTGCCAGTATTGGCGCGGTCATTGGTTACATTGCAGCAGGTCCAATGGCAATTCGCCTTGGAGACCGCAGAGTGATGCTTCTCAGTGTCGCAGTTTTTGGCATTGGCAGCCTCGCCAGTGCAACTGCCACCGATATCTTGGGTCTCGCTACCCTGCGGCTAATGACCTCCGTAGGGTTGGGAGCGGTTCTGCCTCTTGCTGTGGGCGCTGCGTCGTCCGTCGTTTCACCGGCACGTAGGTCCACCACAGCCATATTGATCACAACCGGTCTTTCAGCAGGGGGCGTACTGGCGGGTATTCTCGGAGGGCCGCTGATCCAGAACTATGGCTGGCAATCAATCTTTATAGTCGGTGGAATACTGCCCCTGCTTCTATTGCCGGCCATCGTCTGCTTTTTTCCTGCTTCGAGCCGTGAGCATACCGTAGCCGGCAAAGAAAATGCGATCCTAGGGCTGTTTGCGGGGCAGCTTGCACTTCGGACGATTCTTCTTTGGCTTTTCGCCTTCGTCGTATTTGTGGAAGCCTATGCCGTCCTCTACTGGACGCCGACGTTGTTGATCAACTGGGGCATGCCATCTGAAATGGCTCCAGCGAGCGCGGCAGTACTGTCCATGGGTGGTCTGTTCGGAGGCGTGATCCTCGTTTTCCTGGTGGTGGAACTGAGTGTCGTGAGATCCCTTATGGTGTACGGGGCCTTCGGGCTCGGCTGCATTCTGGTCTTCGCACACGGAAGTCTGGACAAGACAATAATGATGGTTGTCTTCGGTATTGGAGCCGGACTGGTTCCTTGTTGTATGGGGCAGGCCGCTCTCGCTGTTTCGTTCTACCCCGGACACCTTCGAGCGACAGGAGTTGGCTTTGCAGCGGCCGCAGGCCGGATCGGTTCTGTGGTCGGCCCGGGTCTTGGAGGCGCGGTCATCGCATTAGGCTGGTCGACACAGCAGATTGTCCTGATGGCGGCGGTCCCGTCCATATTTTCAGTGATCATTCTTGTCGCAATACACATCCTAGGACCTATCGACATTCAGGATTCCCAAATCGCTTGAAGACTGATTGGTAGACGACCGTGTTTGATCACGGAGGTTTGTGGATGGCAGCCAGATGATATGAATTGAGCGATGCTCAGTGGGCGAAGATTGCGTCGTTGTTGCCTGATAAAGCCGGGGATCCGGGGCGCACTGGACCGGACAACCGGTTGTTTACGAATGGTTGTCTTTGGGTGTTGCGCTCTGGCGCACACTGGGCGCGATCTGCCGGAGCGGTATGGCAAGTGGAAGTCGGTGCATAAGCGTTTCAGCCGCTGGTGCCATGCCGGCATCTGGGAGCAGGTGTTCGAGACGCTGACGGCCAACCGTGACAACCAATATCTGATGATCGACAGCACGATCGTCTGTGCTCATCAGCAGGCGGCATCCGGAAAAGGGGGGCCAAGGATCAGGCGCTGGGGCGTTCCCGAGGTGGATTGACCACTCGGCGACATCATGCAAGCTCCGGCGCCTCTGGAAGGGCAGATCGGCAATGTCGTACTGGCCGATAAGGCCTATGACAGCAATGCTTTGCGAGAAACGCTCGCCAACATGGGAGCCAAAGCCGTTATCCCGTCAAACCGTTCGCGCAAGATCATCATTCCGCACGATGAACTCGCCTACATGCATTGCAACCGCATAGAGAGGTGCTTCAACCGAATGAAGCACTTCCGCAGTTTTTCAACCCGATACGATCGCAGAACCATTCATTCCCAAGGCTTCTTCTATCTGGTTGCCGCAATGCTCTGGCTGCGATGAATGTCGATCGTCCTAGCTCCCAACGACCGCTCGACCCGCGGCCAAAGCCCAATGAGCTCCATAGTGCTGATCTGCTGCTGCTGCTTTTAACGTCTCGCGATTATGCTGTTATGGGATACGGTCGCTAGCGCGTTGTTCCTTAGAGCCTGACCGAAAAAGAGTTGAGTGAAATCAGCCAGTTGTGATTCTGTTTGTTTGCTTAGGACGAACGGAGACCACAATGGGCTGGACTGATTTCACCCGTCGGCAATATGCCCGACGGGCAATGCGGTATGCAAGCGATCTGACGGACCGGGAATGGGGATTGATCGCGCCTTGCCTGTCTGGACCGAGACGGCTGGGCAGGCCGCGCAGCACCGATCTTCGCGAAGTCGTGAACGCGTTGCTTTACATCGCCACGACGGGGTGCCAGTGGCGGATGATGCCGAAAGATTTTCCGCCTTTTACCACTGTGCAGTCCTATTTCTACGAATGGCGGGCGACTGGCTTGTGGCTGCGGATCAACCATCATCTCGTTATGGAGGCGCGCGACCTGGAAGGCCGGGAAGCCTCGCCGTCTGCCGGCGTGATCGACAGTCAAAGCGTGAAAACCACGGAAAGCGGCGGAATTTCGGGCTATGACGCGGGCAAGAAGATAAAGGGACGCAAGCGTCATATCGTCGTCGATACGCTCGGATTGATGGTCGGCCTCGTGGTTCACAGCGCCGATATTCAGGACCGCGCCGGTGCGCCTGCCGTCCTCAAAACCATTCTCAAGCGCTGGCCTTGGCTGAGACATATCTTCGCGGACGGTGGTTATGCCGGACCGAAGCTGAAGGGCGCACTGCAAAAGATCGCTGCGTTCACGCTCCAGATCGTCAAGCGGACCGATAAGGCCAAGGGCTTCGAGGTTCTGCCGCGTCGCTGGGTCGTGGAGCGCACCTTCGCATGGCTTGGCAGATGCCGACGCTTGGCGAAGGATTGGGAAAAGTCCGTCGCATCAGCCGAAGCCTGGATCACTATCGCCCACATCCGCGTCCTGACACGACGCCTGGCAAGGTACGGATATCGTGGAAACCTTTTCGAGTCAGGCTCTTAGGCCTTGGAGTAACCTATCCGGCTGCATCAAACGGACCTCGCGTATGAACTGAAATGCCAATGCAGGTGACCGAGCTAACCTCGAAGCAGTCTAGACGTTGTCGAAAAATCCCGAGGCCTGCGCCTGTTGCGCTGTCGCAAAAGGGGTCCTTGCGACAGCTTATCCTTCTCACAGCCCTCTACCAGAACCGGCCCCTATTGAAGAAGTTCAGCCGTTTCCGAAAAAACCATTAAATGACCTCCTCGATATCAGGCAAGCGCCACGACTTGTCGAAATATGGCTCTAGCGGGCCGAACAAGCGGAAATACACAAACCAAGCTCTACCCGGCGTTGTCGGTATCCAGTTCTGCTCCAACCCCTTCGGAGTCTGCGGTCCCATAACAATCTCAATGGAGCCGTCGTTTTGGACCTTGAGTTTTTGCCGGGAAGAACGATCCACGATCTGTTGCTTGTTCTGAATGAGACCACGGGTCTCGGTGTCGTACAGCGTGATCGACCAAAAGGACTTGGCAGGGACATTGGCTGGAACGCGCAGCCGGTAAGACTTTGCGCCATCAAAAGCGTGTCCGTCGGGATCACAGTAGGCGGTGAGGTATGCCGAGCCAGTTCCGGGTGTCTTGGTGAGAACGGCGGCGGAAGTGCCCGTGACCTCGTAAAAGAACGCCATCCGTTCATCAAGCAGAGTGCCATCCGGCACGTCCTGTCCGTTGACAAAGTCTTGAGGTATCAAATATTCCCAATGCGTATCGTCCCGATAGCGCATCCCTGGAATGCGCTTGCTGAAGGCACTAGCCTTCGCCATCGCTTCGCCGAGCTTTGCGGCTCTCTCAAGTAGCCCTCTCTGTCGGTCGCTTGGCGAAAACGATCCGTCATAGGTGACGCCGAGCGGCTTCAGCATAGCTGCAAAGAAGCGGTCTCGATCCTCGATCTGTTCACCATTCAGCGCCTGAACCAACGACTGCCAATATGCGAGGCCTTTAGGATGAGCCATACTGGTCAACTCGCCCCCGGTCTTGAACCTAAGAAGCACCTTCGCGCCGCTCCCTGTTGCGCCAAGCGGATAGACCTGAATTTTAGAGAAAACAGCCTCGACCTTCGTGAGGTCACCATCGAGTCCCCGGCAAAACATCAGGACTTTGTTGGTCCGGGAACGCAGCACTTTTGCGCCATCGGGGAAATTTTCCGGCGCTTCATACGCCGGACCGACCAATACGAATTCCGCTCCCTTGCCGCCATCTGGCCCCGAAATGCCGACATCAATGAGCGGACGATCCCACCAGTCGATCAGTGAGCCCGCGGTAGCGCCTTCAGGATAGTCGATGACAATTGGCCCCTCCGTAAGATCAAACCACGCGAACACATAGGGCGTCGTTACATTCGACCCGAGCATGACGCTGACGTCCCGATACCCGGCAACAAGCACGAGATCGCCGCTCCTCGCGTCGGCGTTGTCGATAAGCATCCGGCGCGCACCTTCCATTCCGACGATGGGAACCGCCCAGAGATAGGCTTGCACTGCGCGTTGAAAATCCATGGTATCATAAAGCTTCTCAACCGTATCTGGCGTCGGAATTCCGAGGTCGAACTCCAAGTCGGCACCCTGCGGGACTGCTTCGGCGGCAGCATCATGTGCTGCTGCCGCGCTAGGGCCGACCGCTCCAAGAATTGTAGCAGATGAAGCCATCTTGAACGCATCCCTCCGAGTGATTTCCATTGAATGATACTCCCTACCGTTCGATTTCATGCACCTTTACAACAGTCATGCTGTCACCATGATGTCAGCATAGGGCATGGCCATAAGCGGTTGATCGGTTAGACGTCTCACGAGGTGATGTCCGTTCATCTCGATGGGAAGCAAAAGGGGCGTTATGCGTAGAGCAGACAGATTACTTCAGATCATACAGATCCTACGCCGCGAACGCAGACCGATCAGCGGCCGAACCATTGCGTCGGAACTTGAGGTGTCGTTGCGAACGATTTACCGCGATATCGCAGCGCTGGAAGCATCCGGAGTGCCTGTTTTTGGCGAGCCTAGTGTCGGGTACGTGTTGCAGGACGGCTACGATCTGCCACCACTGATGTTTTCGACGAACGAACTGGAGATCGTCATGCTGGGATTACGCATGGTCGGGGCGCGGGGAGGCAAAGAAATAAACACCACAGCGCGCGACGTTGTCGCCAAAATCTCCGCCATTTTGCCGGATGCAAAACGCTCAGAATTTTGGACCGCACCCTTACTTGCGCCTGGGCCGGAGGTCTTACCGAAGGATGGCCCCGTGCTGCTCCAATTGCGGGGTGCGATGAAGGTTAATTGCAAAGTAGAGATCCTTTACCACACGGCAGACCGTGAACCTGAGCGGCGCACTGTTTGGCCAATCGTTATCGCCTTCTTCGATTGCGTCCGAGTGCTCGCCGCGTGGTGCGAACTTCGGGAGGCATATCGATATTTCCGGACTGATAGGATGCTGGAAGTCAACCTGCTCCATGCGAAGGTCCCTCGCTCGCGAAAGCGGATCTATGCGGACTGGTGGCATCACGAAAAAATGGAATCAAAGCTAGGCGTCGACGGCATGGGTGCTGTCGCTCGCTCCTAACGCCAAAGCTTGGCACCGCAGATTCGTGTTATTGGTGGATTTTGGCAGCAATGGTTTGATAAGATCGCTCTGACGCCGCTAGGCAGATTAACCTGATGTGGTGGACCGCCTCTGCTCCCGGCATCGCAATGTGGGGTCGGAACAAGAGGAGTGCGAAATCGTACGCGGCCTTTATCAACCAAAGACAGCTACGGCCGATTTGATGGTGATGCCGCCATCCGGGCTTCTGCGCATCTGACGGCCGGTAGCAGCGCGGAACACTTGCAGTAATTGCAGCGCCGGCGGCACCCGCGACCAGAGGGTTTTCATGCTTTCCTTGCCGCTTCGGCTTTTTCGCAGAGCCTGTCCGGTAACAATGCGCTGGGACCAGCGGAAACCGATTTCGTGGAAATATAGGTCGGCAAGTTCTGGGCTGATGTGATGAAAAACACCTGCGATGGTTCGGCGGACCCGAGCATTGAACCCTTCAACTGAATTGACGTGGACGGCATCCCGGATATATTCACGGCTTGAGTGGTTGACTGTTTCGTGTGCGGCGAAGCTTTCGCCAATGGCCATGAATGCCTTGACCTCGTCACTCATCAAATGCGCATGAAGCTCAACTTGTGTTGCAATTGCGCCTACGGCAGCACGCAATGAAAGGCCGGTAACGACAGCGGCGCGGGCGTCGCCGGCGGTGGAGCCAGGGGTAATGTCTGCCGGTCGCTGCACGATCGCCATGACCGGCGTCCTCTCAGTTTTCACCTGCCCCATGCGGCCTCTTCCGGGTGGCGGATCATGGGCATGCTTTCTGGGCCTTCAGCCAAGATAGAAATGGTCCACTTCGACCGTGCCGTCGAGCGTATGCTCGCGCGACAACCATGAGGCGCAACGCATGACCGATC
This genomic window contains:
- a CDS encoding RidA family protein, with translation MSRQTVNASHATAVGPYSHATWAGDLLFCSGQTPINPSSGRLADGGIAEQTRQCFDNLFQVLEAAGLGGDDVVSVNVHLTDMSDFSHMNRVYATRFSAPYPSRTTIRCSSLPLSGFTTSLRVTTALTYST
- a CDS encoding molybdopterin-dependent oxidoreductase, with the translated sequence MTRTGMHMTKKGFSFQGPVEGVHALNSWITAEDDLFLVTHMGFLEIDPNHWHLDIDGLVGNPVKLRLADLLAMPQREYMSFHECAGSPLAPTIAKRRIGNVVWKGVPLSLVLERAKISSDASYVWTSGLEWGSYAEVEEPYQKDLPIAKALAEEVLLALEINGRPLSMERGGPVRLVVPGWYGTNSVKWLGSITAADRRSRSAYTTRFYNDHTAWGVRPVWHVAPESVIVSPSPSDILSADMPTTIWGWAWGDNQISSVEVSVDGGGSWQAATVGPREDRSWQRFELSWSPRAGQHLLICQCTNEVGERQPLADARNAVHSVEINVA
- a CDS encoding MFS transporter; this translates as MCKLVSQEGCDHVANSAVSIWPIIVICFTIVVFDGLDTISITFVAPTIATIWDMPASAMAPVFMAASIGAVIGYIAAGPMAIRLGDRRVMLLSVAVFGIGSLASATATDILGLATLRLMTSVGLGAVLPLAVGAASSVVSPARRSTTAILITTGLSAGGVLAGILGGPLIQNYGWQSIFIVGGILPLLLLPAIVCFFPASSREHTVAGKENAILGLFAGQLALRTILLWLFAFVVFVEAYAVLYWTPTLLINWGMPSEMAPASAAVLSMGGLFGGVILVFLVVELSVVRSLMVYGAFGLGCILVFAHGSLDKTIMMVVFGIGAGLVPCCMGQAALAVSFYPGHLRATGVGFAAAAGRIGSVVGPGLGGAVIALGWSTQQIVLMAAVPSIFSVIILVAIHILGPIDIQDSQIA
- a CDS encoding IS5 family transposase; protein product: MGWTDFTRRQYARRAMRYASDLTDREWGLIAPCLSGPRRLGRPRSTDLREVVNALLYIATTGCQWRMMPKDFPPFTTVQSYFYEWRATGLWLRINHHLVMEARDLEGREASPSAGVIDSQSVKTTESGGISGYDAGKKIKGRKRHIVVDTLGLMVGLVVHSADIQDRAGAPAVLKTILKRWPWLRHIFADGGYAGPKLKGALQKIAAFTLQIVKRTDKAKGFEVLPRRWVVERTFAWLGRCRRLAKDWEKSVASAEAWITIAHIRVLTRRLARYGYRGNLFESGS
- a CDS encoding DUF1254 domain-containing protein, encoding MEITRRDAFKMASSATILGAVGPSAAAAHDAAAEAVPQGADLEFDLGIPTPDTVEKLYDTMDFQRAVQAYLWAVPIVGMEGARRMLIDNADARSGDLVLVAGYRDVSVMLGSNVTTPYVFAWFDLTEGPIVIDYPEGATAGSLIDWWDRPLIDVGISGPDGGKGAEFVLVGPAYEAPENFPDGAKVLRSRTNKVLMFCRGLDGDLTKVEAVFSKIQVYPLGATGSGAKVLLRFKTGGELTSMAHPKGLAYWQSLVQALNGEQIEDRDRFFAAMLKPLGVTYDGSFSPSDRQRGLLERAAKLGEAMAKASAFSKRIPGMRYRDDTHWEYLIPQDFVNGQDVPDGTLLDERMAFFYEVTGTSAAVLTKTPGTGSAYLTAYCDPDGHAFDGAKSYRLRVPANVPAKSFWSITLYDTETRGLIQNKQQIVDRSSRQKLKVQNDGSIEIVMGPQTPKGLEQNWIPTTPGRAWFVYFRLFGPLEPYFDKSWRLPDIEEVI
- a CDS encoding helix-turn-helix transcriptional regulator is translated as MRRADRLLQIIQILRRERRPISGRTIASELEVSLRTIYRDIAALEASGVPVFGEPSVGYVLQDGYDLPPLMFSTNELEIVMLGLRMVGARGGKEINTTARDVVAKISAILPDAKRSEFWTAPLLAPGPEVLPKDGPVLLQLRGAMKVNCKVEILYHTADREPERRTVWPIVIAFFDCVRVLAAWCELREAYRYFRTDRMLEVNLLHAKVPRSRKRIYADWWHHEKMESKLGVDGMGAVARS